Proteins found in one Chaetodon auriga isolate fChaAug3 chromosome 12, fChaAug3.hap1, whole genome shotgun sequence genomic segment:
- the ankrd12 gene encoding ankyrin repeat domain-containing protein 12 isoform X2, producing the protein MAKPGSDRDGAMVDKQAGKKSKDKLSPFTKTPKLDRSELLGKEGKAKSSMKRKLSFTTSPLRTEERDSDTDKDGPDKKKVKKEAGGKKSQANLLFGYPLSERKQMALLMQMTANSPDSTPSHPSQTTPVQKKVPSSASSRQKDKVNKRNERGETPLHMAAIRGDAKQVKELISMGADVNVKDFAGWTPLHEACNLGYYDVAKVLIAAGAEVNTQGLDDDTPLHDASSSGHKDIVKLLLRHGGNAFQANKRGERPVDVADSQELEQLLKGEVPLSDQDDSSSESEDPPSVNPSSVDDNMEDSDTEKDSDGKPPTKASSSVPGLDEYEFKDEEEEEDLSKALNDRHILRRELRQREKEDKDRNHVAGKQSGKGDSSSKSKKQKTSRVHCSSDTSSDEMESLPEKRNSPTCSQSSEGVKADTRSKKENAEQKEKGKVKRKSKSQNKNKENQEDGKENSKTLVLSLATVSDSTEKGREEDSFKMSFSPKDDSSVHLFHLSSIKSPKLNHSLTDKQTPLKQENTKMCISISDSSCPVDGVKYNHYTDTDYCTEGSSTKGCKHKEKSKHQQKDPSVDGDDSPYKDGSIGNSIDSAEGALRKTDLDGKVVKKHKLKHKEKDKHRREYEAERSRHRQKEARKDSHRNLEFDREFWKENFFKSDETDESLPVKKEGEDNSSLQKTSDSSPVKDERNTKEKHSSSKEKRPREEREKDKAVKKERKEAAGKEEKVKDSKLSERDEKVDCHGSGRIPEETLQSNSMKEETEEKPISGITADQEQLEPSEKGSREKTDKRLPGKEKDSEKVEKKHPDKEKKVKVEHSDKAEPQNSVDRWKEKEKTGAISSHSPGDKNYKENEKLKSLSTTKKHEDSRKNKDKFDKRSDRDRQDREYGVGDHREKERTTSDKKGKPAEKTADHSKSDRSKEKDCDRKKREKIKDGTSSSSNLKLLLEEKKSYLSESSKSLSTKSKEEVVRTPEKDRDRRDRDRDPDKHKDKDKDRHKDRSQQAKISKAKSSETDADKAKSKASPATRDAKPKEKRLVNDDLMQTSFERMLSLKDQEIEQWHRKHLEKIKQKERERLKQRPLADPGKSKPKDRMKTEACLSKELIRSKSSEASDVHSRDKPLKDGTSSRTVSLDGKTLPSISAKVMSAVENCLTRSPRPESERCGLMSRSVSLVSVASSEDSCQATTLTPKHVEYDSDMNLEASDSQPAFLQSSLVIQATRSPSVHDKDCNSLPDVLQSNRTLLSGRHESPYLRAILDEDANSSTEGKAVENLPKPSQPPEEPKARETSADPEESLTSQQCTNSVSDSVTEREGAASGGLTPHMSNKDPESKNQTLPECGGSQPGSTEQKPLSSSDPPVVRDIPCLTENSQAECSNKDSDQPSIPTACLPAEPSATTTTKTFQQREPLAVSGMESLQQTESGTTHVSDPKDKPLESADRAEQEIVQTDTESFRAEGAGSPVPSTSSHIPSSTSGDSLPGFSKSSSESECAQEDMDVNNQDCKKPRPSSDAAGPCLDAQVEKRDGLPPAPSYSASPEHKAEEVADVPQSLENSGGAAGFVPAESLSVEGSLAAESSSESRPEASSEPMEVTSADEKPESSSSGEEQSQSTIQSAAQTDFSSSASGSSSPQSGDRDSDSSGAKVKIHSDEDVDIHVPHPRKRKMPKVSTSQSGSSTQQERERGQQSLAAIVDSIKLEEIQPYQTERANPYYEFLHIRRKIEEKRKVLCSVTPQPPQYYDEYVTFNGSYLLDGNPLSKLCIPTITPPPSLPEQLKEMFKQQEVVRMKLRLQHSIEREKLIVSNEQEVLRVHYRAARTLANQTLPFSACTVLLDAEVYNMPQDVQNDDGKTSVRDRFNARQFMSWLQDVDDKFDKLKTCLLMRQQHEAAALNAVQRLEWQLKLQELDPATYKSTSIFEIPEFYIPLVEVNDDFDLTPI; encoded by the exons ATGGCCAAACCTGGGAGCGACAGAGATGGAGCCATGGTGGATAAGCAGGCGGGGAAGAAG agcaaagacaaGTTGTCCCCTTTCACCAAAACTCCGAAGCTGGACCGGAGTGAATTGCTGGGGAAGGAAGGGAAAGCCAAGTCTTCCATGAAGCGCAAGCTCTCCTTCACTACCAGTCCGCTCCGGACCGAGGAGCGAGACTCTGACACCG ATAAAGATGGACCAGACAAGAAGAAGGTGAAAAAGGAGGCTGGGGGCAAGAAGTCCCAGGCCAACCTTTTGTTTGGGTATCCTCTGTCAGAGCGCAAACAGATGGCTCTCCTGATGCAGATGACTGCCAACAGCCCAG ACTCTACTCCCAGTCACCCCTCACAGACGACCCCTGTGCAGAAGAAAGTCCCCAGCAGTGCCTCGTCTCGACAGAAGGACAAGGTCAATAAGAGGAACGAGCGAGGGGAGACTCCCCTTCACATGGCTGCCATCCGGGGAGATGCCAAGCAAGTTAAAGAGCTCATTAGCATGGGAGCTGATGTCAACGTCAAAGACTTTGCAG GTTGGACTCCTCTCCATGAAGCCTGTAATCTCGGTTACTACGACGTGGCCAAGGTCTTAATAGCAGCGGGTGCGGAGGTGAACACGCAGGGTCTGGATGACGACACGCCACTTCACGATGCCTCAAGCAGCGGGCATAAAGAT ATCGTGAAACTGCTACTTCGACACGGTGGTAACGCCTTCCAGGCAAACAAGCGCGGCGAGCGCCCGGTAGATGTGGCGGACTCTCAGGAGCTGGAACAGCTATTGAAGGGAGAAGTGCCGCTGTCGGACCAAGACGACAGCTCTTCAG agtcTGAGGACCCACCGTCTGTCAATCCATCCAGCGTGGATGACAACATGGAAGACTCTGATACTGAAAAGGACTCGGATGGCAAACCGCCCACAAAAGCGTCGTCGTCCGTTCCAGGGCTGGATGAGTATGAGTTCAAagacgaagaagaggaggaggacctcAGCAAAGCCCTCAATGACAGGCACATCCTCCGGAGGGAACTACGGCAGCGGGAGAAGGAGGACAAAGATAGGAATCATGTGGCAGGAAAGCAGAGCGGCAAAGGGGATTCCTCCTCCAAGTCCAAAAAGCAGAAGACGTCCCGTGTCCACTGCAGCTCCGATACCTCCAGCGATGAAATGGAGAGCCTTCCAGAGAAAAGGAACTCCCCCACCTGCTCTCAGAGCTCAGAGGGCGTCAAGGCGGATACAAGATCTAAAAAGGAGAATGCTGAGCAAAAGGAGAAAGGCAAAGTCAAGAGGAAGAGCAAAAGtcagaataaaaacaaggaaaaccaAGAAGATGGGAAAGAGAACAGCAAAACTTTGGTCCTCTCTCTCGCAACTGTGtctgacagcacagaaaagGGTCGGGAGGAAGACTCCTTCAAGATGTCTTTCAGTCCTAAAGATGACTCATCCGTCCACCTCTTTCATTTGTCATCCATAAAGTCTCCGAAACTGAACCACAGCctgactgacaaacaaacaccactCAAACAGGAAAATACTAAGATGTGCATTTCCATCAGTGACAGCTCATGTCCGGTGGACGGTGTCAAATACAACcactacacagacacagactacTGCACTGAAGGCTCCAGCACCAAGGGATGTAAGCACAAGGAAAAGagcaaacatcagcagaaaGACCCCAGCGTAGACGGGGACGACAGTCCTTACAAGGACGGCAGCATAGGAAACAGTATAGACAGCGCTGAAGGTGCCTTACGGAAGACCGACTTAGATGGCAAAGTAGTCAAGAAGCATAAACTTAAACAcaaggagaaagacaaacacaggaggGAGTACGAGGCAGAGAGGAGCCGCCACAGGCAGAAGGAGGCCAGGAAAGACAGCCACAGGAATTTGGAGTTTGACAGAGAGTTCTGGAAAGAAAATTTTTTCAAAAGTGATGAGACGGATGAATCTCTGCCAGTGAAAAAGGAAGGTGAAGACAATAGCTCACTTCAGAAGacctctgactcctctcctgTCAAAGATGAGAGAAACACGAAGGAGAAACACTCCAGCAGCAAGGAAAAGAGGCCGAGAGAGGAGCGAGAAAAAGACAAGGCGGTGAAAAAAGAGCGGAAGGAGGCTGCTGGTAAAGAGGAGAAGGTAAAGGATTCAAAGCTGAGCGAGCGTGACGAGAAGGTGGACTGCCACGGCTCAGGGCGGATTCCTGAGGAGACGCTGCAGAGCAACAGCatgaaagaggagacagaggagaaaccCATAAGTGGGATCACAGCTGATCAAGAACAGCTGGAGCCCTCTGAGAAGGGCTCACGCGAGAAAACTGACAAGAGGCTCCCAGGAAAGGAGAAGGATTCagaaaaagtggagaaaaagcATCCTGACAAGGAAAAAAAGGTTAAAGTGGAGCACTCTGACAAAGCCGAGCCGCAGAATTCAGTCGATCGttggaaggaaaaagaaaaaacggGAGCAATTTCTTCCCACTCGCCTGGCGATAAAAACtacaaagagaatgaaaaactgaaatcttTATCCACAACAAAAAAGCACGAGGACAGCCGGAAAAATAAAGATAAGTTCGACAAGCGGTCTGACAGGGACAGGCAGGACAGAGAATATGGTGTTGGAGATCACAGAGAGAAGGAACGCACAACCTCTGATAAGAAAGGAAAACCTGCGGAGAAGACCGCAGATCATAGTAAATCTGATCGTTCAAAGGAAAAGGACTGTGACcgcaaaaagagagagaaaataaaagacgGGACTTCATCGAGCTCCAACCTGAAGTTACTTttagaggagaagaagagctATCTGTCCGAGAGTAGCAAGTCCTTATCTACAAAATCAAAGGAGGAAGTTGTGAGAACACCAGAGAAGGATCGCGACCGGAGAGACCGGGACAGAGACCCGGATAAACACAAGGACAAGGATAAAGACCGGCACAAAGACCGCTCCCAGCAGGCCAAAATCAGCAAGGCCAAATCCAGCGAGACAGATGCAGACAAGGCCAAATCAAAAGCCTCGCCGGCAACACGAGACGCCAAGCCCAAAGAGAAAAGGCTTGTGAATGACGACTTAATGCAGACCAGCTTTGAGCGCATGCTCAGCCTGAAGGACCAGGAGATTGAGCAGTGGCATCGCAAACACCTGGAGAAAATCAAGCAGAAAGAGCGGGAAAGGCTTAAACAGAGGCCCCTGGCAGATCCGGGCAAGTCCAAGCCgaaagacagaatgaagacTGAAGCGTGTTTGAGTAAAGAGCTCATTCGCTCTAAAAGCTCTGAAGCGTCCGACGTCCACAGCAGAGATAAACCTCTGAAGGACGGCACCAGCTCCAGAACAGTGTCGCTTGATGGAAAGACTCTGCCCTCTATCAGCGCAAAGGTCATGTCAGCTGTTGAAAACTGTCTGACCAGATCACCCAGACCAGAGAGCGAGCGCTGCGGCCTCATGTCCAGGTCCGTGTCCTTGGTTTCTGTCGCTAGCTCGGAGGACTCGTGTCAGGCGACGACGTTAACACCCAAACATGTTGAATATGACTCTGACATGAACCTGGAAGCCTCAGACTCTCAACCCGCATTCCTCCAGTCTTCCCTCGTCATTCAAGCCACCAGATCGCCGTCTGTTCACGATAAAGATTGCAACAGTCTTCCAGATGTGCTGCAAAGTAACCGGACGCTGCTGTCCGGCAGACATGAATCACCGTACCTCAGGGCTATTCTGGACGAGGATGCCAACTCATCAACTGAAGGTAAAGCTGTTGAAAATCTGCCAAAACCCAGCCAGCCTCCTGAGGAGCCGAAGGCAAGAGAGACCTCAGCAGACCCAGAGGAGAGCCTCACGAGCCAACAATGTACGAATTCAGTTTCTGATtcagtcacagagagagaaggggccGCTTCCGGTGGTTTAACGCCACACATGTCAAACAAAGACCCTGAGAGTAAAAACCAGACACTTCCAGAGTGTGGTGGATCTCAACCAGGGTCAACAGAGCAGAAACCTCTTTCCTCTTCTGATCCTCCTGTTGTGAGGGACATCCCGTGTCTGACAGAGAACTCACAGGCAGAATGTAGTAACAAGGATTCTGATCAGCCATCGATACCTACAGCTTGTCTACCTGCAGAGCCGTCAGCgaccacaaccacaaaaaccTTCCAGCAAAGGGAACCACTCGCTGTTTCTGGAATGGAGAGCTTGCAGCAGACGGAATCGGGTACCACACATGTTTCTGACCCTAAAGACAAACCTCTGGAGAGTGCTGATAGAGCAGAACAAGAGATTGTGCAAACTGATACAGAAAGCTTCAGAGCAGAGGGTGCAGGAAGTCCCGTACCGTCCACCAGTTCGCACATTCCCAGCTCCACTTCAGGGGACTCCTTGCCAGGTTTTAGCAAATCGAGCTCAGAGTCTGAATGTGCTCAAGAGGACATGGATGTGAACAACCAGGACTGCAAGAAACCGAGACCTTCCAGTGATGCTGCAGGTCCGTGTCTCGATGCTCAGGTGGAGAAAAGGGACGGTTTGCCCCCAGCGCCGTCCTACAGCGCGAGTCCTGAACACAAGGCCGAGGAGGTGGCCGACGTCCCGCAGAGCTTGGAGAACAGCGGAGGTGCTGCTGGTTTTGTTCCAGCAGAGAGCTTGTCAGTGGAGGGCAGCCTGGCTGCAGAGAGCTCCTCTGAATCTAGACCAGAGGCCAGCTCAGAGCCTATGGAGGTGACCTCTGCCGATGAGAAACCAGAGTCATCTTCATCTGGAGAGGAGCAGAGTCAAAGCACCATCCAGTCAGCAGCTCAGACCGACTTCAGCAGCAGCGCCTCGGGGAGCTCCTCTCCGCAGTCTGGAGACCGGGATTCCGACTCTTCGGGGGCTAAGGTCAAGATTCACTCCGATGAGGATGTGGACATCCACGTGCCCCATCCACGCAAGAGGAAGATGCCTAAAGTGTCCACCTCCCAGTCAGGCTCCTCCACtcagcaggagagggagagaggccaGCAGTCTCTGGCTGCTATTGTGGACTCCATAAAGCTGGAGGAGATCCAACCCTACCAGACAGAGAGGGCCAACCCTTACTACGAGTTCCTGCACATCCGGAGGAAGATCGAGGAGAAGCGCAAAGTGTTGTGCAGCGTCACCCCCCAGCCACCACAGTATTATGATGAATATGTGACCTTCAATGGATCCTACCTGTTAGATGGGAACCCACTCAGCAAGCTCTGCATACCAACT ATAACTCCACCTCCGTCATTAcctgagcagctgaaggagatgTTCAAACAACAGGAGGTGGTCCGCATGAAACTACGACTGCAGCACAGCATTGAAAGG GAAAAGCTGATTGTCTCAAACGAACAGGAAGTCTTACGAGTCCATTACCGGGCGGCAAGAACATTGGCCAATCAGACTCTGCCTTTCAGTGCCTGTACAGTTCTACTGGATGCTGAAGTGTACAACATGCCTCAAGACGTCCAG AACGATGACGGCAAAACGTCAGTGAGGGACAGATTCAACGCCAGGCAGTTCATGTCCTGGTTACAAGATGTTGATGACAAGTTTGATAAACTGAAG ACGTGTCTTCTGATGAGGCAGCAGCACGAGGCGGCGGCCCTGAACGCCGTGCAGCGTCTGGAGTGGCAGCTCAAACTGCAGGAGCTGGACCCGGCCACCTACAAGTCCACCAGTATCTTCGAGATCCCCGAGTTCTACATCCCGCTCGTGGAGGTCAACGACGACTTTGACCTCACCCCGATATGA